In Thermoplasmata archaeon, the sequence TTGACCCGCGCGGGCCTGAACCACACGGATGAAAAGGGGCATCTCTGGCCCTCCCTCGCCGCCTCGGCGGCCGTCATCCTCCAAGGTCCGGTCCTGGCCCTGGGTTTCTCGAGTTCGACCGCGACGATCCATGCCAACGAGACGTTCGTCCTCACGTTGACCCTGCAGAACACGGGAGACCCCGCCGCGGACGTCTGGCTCAACGTGTCGTGGTCCGCGGGGCTCGTGTACGTCTCCGACTCCTCGAGTTCCGTCGGCGGCACCTCCGCCCCCGTCCCCGACGGGGTCGACATCGAATGGTCAAGCTTCGGGTCGGGGGCGTCCGGGGCGGTCAACGTCACCGTCCGCGGGGGGTCCGGATTGCCTCGCGGGAAGAACCTCGCGAGTAGCGCGGTCCTGACCTACACGAACGCTCGGCAGGCGCTCATGCCCACGCAGGCAGCGGCCGTATCCGTCCGGGTGATCGCCCCGGAGGTCGCGAACGCGTCCATCCGGTTGGCTCGATCCCTCGTCACCCCCGGGGACCTCCTGCCTGCGACGCTGAACTTCACGAACGACGGGGACGAGGCCGCCTTGAGCCTCGTCGCCACGCTCATCTTGGACCCCAGCCTGCGCGTGCGGGACGCGAGCCTCCCCGTGACGGTCTCCGGCTCCGCGGCGATCTTCGTCTTGTCCGGCGTGGGGCTCGGACCGCGGCGGATCTTCCTGAACCTCAGCGTGGCCTCCGGGGCGAGCGACGGGGCCGTCCTCACCATGTCCGGCTCCATCGTGTACACGGACCGCTTCGGGAATCCCCAGCCCGTCGTGTTCCTGAACGTGGTGAACGCGACCGTGGCCGGACCCAGGCTCCTCGTCACCGTGTCGCCGTCCGATGGCGTGGTCGAGGGCGGAGCCCCGATCACGATTCGGATCGATCCGACGAACCAAGGCACGGGAGCCGCGGGCGGGGTCTGGCTGAACGCGACCCTCCCCAACGACCTCCTGTACGTCTCCGATTCCTCGGACGGCCAGCGGAGCGGGGCCGGCGGCCACATCGCCTGGCACTGGGCCGGATTCGGATTGGGATCGCGGGCGTTCAATCTCACCCTCGCCGCCCGGGGGAGCGTCGCGAACGGGACCACGGAGACCGTCTCCCTGGCCGCGACGTACACGGATGCGAACGGGAACCTCGGGCCCGTGGTGACGACGACGGCTCGGGCCACGTTCGTCGTCCCCGCGATCCAGCTCAGCCTCGCGACCAGCGTGGGCGCGGTGCCCGCCGAGACGACGTTCTACTACACCCTGCGCGTCAAGAACGTGGGCAGCACGCCCGCGAGGACGGTCTGGCTCACGGACTCCCTGGACGCGAACCTCAAGGTCTTCTCGTACACGTCGAGCGTCGTGCCGAGCGGGACGCAGAGCCTGAACTGGACGTACACGGAGATCCAGCCCGGAGAGGAGCAGGCGATCACCCTGTTCGTCCAGGTCCCGGCGGGCGTCGCCGTGGGCACGCAGATCCCCAACCTGATCACCGCGGTCTTCACGAACAGCCAGGGGGCCGTCGTGGGCAGCGCGCAGTCGACCGCGGTCGTCGTGGCCGTCGCGGCGCCGCCGTCCGTGTGGCCGTACGTGCTCGTCGGCGTGGCGGCCGCGGCCGGAGCCGTCGCGTTCCTCGTCTACCGGAGGCGCAGCTCGCGGATCGAGGAGGTGTTCGTGATGACCAGTGCGGGGCTCCTCATCGACCACCTCTCGCGGGAGCTCGCCCCGGACAAGGACCCGGACCTGGTCGGCGGCATGCTCACGGGCGTCCAGGACTTCGTGCGCGACGCGTTCAAGCTCGGGGAGGACCGCAGCCTCCACGAGCTGGAATTCGGGGACTACCACGTCCTCATCGTGCGCGGGAAGGACATCTTCCTGGCCGCGGTCACGTCGGGCCGCGACACGCATGGGGTCGAATCGAAGCTCAAGGTCGCCCTCGCGCGGATCGAGAAGGAGTACGGGGACGTCCTCGCGAAGTTCAACGGGGAGGTCGATCGGATCCTCGGGGTGCGGGAGTTCCTGCGGCATCGGCTCCTCCGCTGAAGGCGGGTTCACGGTCTGCCCCATGCGGTGCCCGATCACGAACCCGGTGTGCGGGCCGGTGAGAGGTCCCGTGCCGTTCCCCGGGACCGGCGTGGTCTCGGGTCGCCCGGACGAGCTCCACGTCCCGGACGGATGGGATGCCGGGCTCGGACCTCAGTACGCGATGGCGGGCATCTGGCGAACGTATTCGCGGCTTGCGAGCTGCGTGAGCATGAAGTCCGCGACGTCGGCGCGGGAGATGCGGAGACCTCCGTGGGGGACGCCCTCGAGGGCGACGCGATACCGACCCGTCCGCGGTCCGTTCGTCAGGAGCATCGCGCGGACCACGATCCAGTCCGCGTCCCTCCGCCCGACCTCGGCCAACATCCGCGCGTGCTCCAAGAAGGGGCCCCGCAGCACCCGTCGACCGAGGCCTAGGGCGAGGTTGCCCTCGAGGGACCCCCCATCCTCGTGCATCGCGCCCGCCGTGGACAGGACGACGATGCGGCGGACGTCGCGGGCCTCCATGGCATCCAGGACGTTCCGGATGCCTTCGGAGAGGACCGGCAGCGGCCGTCGGGCGGGCGTCCCGAGGGCGCTGAGGACCGCGTCCTGGCCTTGCACCGCGCCCTCCACGGACGCCGCGCGGAGGACGTCGCCGCGCACCGCGCTCAGGCGGGGATGGGCGACGGGCACGCGGCCCGGGTCGCGGGCGAACGCGGTGACGTCGTGGCCCGCGGCGAGGGCCTGTTCGAGCAGGTGGCGGCCCGTACGCCCGGTGGCGCCGAACACGACAACCTTCGTGGCCTCCGCTCCCGGGACGGCACCACCGTCCGCGCCCTATCAAGTTGCGGAGCCGCGGCTGTCGCGGTTGCCTCTCAGTCGTCCCGCCCGCCCGTCATCCCGAGAGGATGGGGTAAGGACCGGAAGCGAAAGCTTCTAGATACGACGAGACAGTGACGGATTTCCGGGAATCCACGCGACGGACCGCTAGGCCCACTGCAGGATCAACCTATGCAGGTTTGGGGTCCAGAACGGCGCACGGCAGATTTCCGGAATCGGGGGAGGAAGGACCTGACGTGCGACGCCGCGATCCGCGCTGACTTCACCGCGGCGTCGAACCAAAGTCTTCGGGATAGGGGGAGTATCTGTGAGCAACGAGTATGATGAGGTCGTCGGTGAGCTGATGTCCGTGGCGAAGGAACCGTACGAGGGACGCCCGCCCCGCCGCAAGGCGGTCACGGTTTGGGCGAAGGTCCTCGTTCTCGGGGCGGTGCTGATCACACTTGCGAGCGGGGTCCTGGCCGCGGTCGTACTCTTCAACCAGACGCCGACCTACACCTCGGTCGCCATGATGTGGAACGGATGCGCCGCGGGCATTGAGCCCACCGGTGCCGCGAGCGGAAACTTGATCCACTTCACCTGCCCCACACATCCTGCGATCAATGTGATAAGCTCGGCCTCCGGGTTCGTGACGTACACGGCGTTCACTGTCCCGTCGAATGTGACGGACGTCTATCTGATTGACACGCTCGCAAAGGCCAATACCACGTGTCCCTCCTGGACGAGCCCTGGAGACTGGAACCTGCCCCTTCAGCTCGCAGGGGGCCAGATTACCATCGGAACGGTTGCCGGGAGGATCCAGCCCGGTCACGGGTATGACTACTGCGTGGACTACCTGACCGCCCCTCCATCCTTCTTCTTCTCGATCACGTGGGGTCAGGGCTGAGCCTGCTTCAGATGCGTTCATCGCCCGCGGTCCGGGGTCCGCGCCTAGGAGCGCCCACGCCGATCAGGGTGACCGGGCCTTCGGGACCGGTCCTTTGACGACCCGCGTCGGCCGAACGCTGCCTTGTCG encodes:
- a CDS encoding choice-of-anchor R domain-containing protein; the protein is MRGPPTRVGVVLAVFLLLAAAGAAFLAGPAMAIAPRVFDSNTVIGSGDPFFLVWSGESVAQSFTASSTYILLNLTLRLRNPGGGGNVVNITVRPDAAGVPSGSLLAWATALAAATVGPVNVPLTPTPTLVQGTLYWIVATKGGGSANGYEWHHSNNDTYAGGKAMLNTGTGWTNPGTPTDMWFLTYGRQTDANVSVAMTGSAPRARPKDAVTFTLYMNNTGTIAAPLVWLNDTLPVGFTFVSDTAGSVPAITGFPNYTFASLAYGPHAFSMTAAVDVGVAPGTTLTNRATLTFTNATGVRMPPRIAAASVVIGLQWKQLYLVPGNPGPPQSLVPDPPTGGAGSQVVYQVPRGGAAVDFLLVNPLGRTFRLLNVTSVLYLDSRSHLTRNLDMNFTLLDVVGASQTAVAYEQLRVTTDNIPGYQAFSFPFPNLDLNVSAGHQVLLRIKDMTSSQDDALLAVNATATPSQMDVLTTTYVQVDVLGLRDASGPAVVWSPKDALVVRANVSDPFGAAEIAGAWINLTDPMGSRVLNFVPMTLLASNVSAWKLFGAAYGPALANGTYAIEIMVEEGNGVLAYATATALVRAPSFDLVLVPTQSSALSGDTFFFAVWYNNTGSGPAGRAWINLTLPNQLLFVTSSAESNRTGPTAWTWTNVGVGSHFFLVEVTVRSGIPPAPSILTRAGLNHTDEKGHLWPSLAASAAVILQGPVLALGFSSSTATIHANETFVLTLTLQNTGDPAADVWLNVSWSAGLVYVSDSSSSVGGTSAPVPDGVDIEWSSFGSGASGAVNVTVRGGSGLPRGKNLASSAVLTYTNARQALMPTQAAAVSVRVIAPEVANASIRLARSLVTPGDLLPATLNFTNDGDEAALSLVATLILDPSLRVRDASLPVTVSGSAAIFVLSGVGLGPRRIFLNLSVASGASDGAVLTMSGSIVYTDRFGNPQPVVFLNVVNATVAGPRLLVTVSPSDGVVEGGAPITIRIDPTNQGTGAAGGVWLNATLPNDLLYVSDSSDGQRSGAGGHIAWHWAGFGLGSRAFNLTLAARGSVANGTTETVSLAATYTDANGNLGPVVTTTARATFVVPAIQLSLATSVGAVPAETTFYYTLRVKNVGSTPARTVWLTDSLDANLKVFSYTSSVVPSGTQSLNWTYTEIQPGEEQAITLFVQVPAGVAVGTQIPNLITAVFTNSQGAVVGSAQSTAVVVAVAAPPSVWPYVLVGVAAAAGAVAFLVYRRRSSRIEEVFVMTSAGLLIDHLSRELAPDKDPDLVGGMLTGVQDFVRDAFKLGEDRSLHELEFGDYHVLIVRGKDIFLAAVTSGRDTHGVESKLKVALARIEKEYGDVLAKFNGEVDRILGVREFLRHRLLR
- a CDS encoding SDR family oxidoreductase, yielding MFGATGRTGRHLLEQALAAGHDVTAFARDPGRVPVAHPRLSAVRGDVLRAASVEGAVQGQDAVLSALGTPARRPLPVLSEGIRNVLDAMEARDVRRIVVLSTAGAMHEDGGSLEGNLALGLGRRVLRGPFLEHARMLAEVGRRDADWIVVRAMLLTNGPRTGRYRVALEGVPHGGLRISRADVADFMLTQLASREYVRQMPAIAY